ATCTTCAAAAATGACTGACCCGACAGTGCTTAAGCCTACCGGGACAACACCTACCAGACCGTATTTTCCGGTATCGATAATAAAATATCCCCGCTGATAGCTCTCGAATGCGCCGAAGCTGGCACCGTAATAGCCCACGTTTCCTATGGTCGGCACAAATTTAGGAAAATCTTCCATACCCAGTAAAGCTCCATCAAGAAGCTTCGTTTCAATAACCTTTCCACCCACTGGGGCGTGATAATGATGATATGTGTTGGGCATCAAAATACAGGACATAGCGGTCCCGCCCACAAAACGTTTCCAGTATTTGGAACCTGCCAGCAACTGCCTGATATTAAGTATCTGCATTCCTTTTGTAGGAATAGTAGCAGTTTCAGCAACAAGCTTTGCCGGAATGGTATTCACGATAGCATCTGTAGGCGCGCTGATAATGTAGTCCCGTTCAGGCATGGTCTGCGGACGTACAGCAGATATATCCTTAAATCTACGGGAGAAAAATTCATTATATGACTTAAATCCGCCATCAGCAGCATGCTCATTAGGCAAAACATATTCCTCTTTTTCAATACGCGGATCAGAAAGCCACTGGGCAACACGAGCGATTGAAGCTTTACTGTTCAGAAAATCGCCGCGTTCTTTAGCAAAATGATCAAAGATCATAATTCCGGGCATGGTCTGAAAGGCAGCCCGCCCAAACGGATTTTGATACGCAAACAGGTCCATCTGTTCAATGTATCGAAGCACGGTGTCGGAACTCCCCTTTGCTTCAGGAAGAAAGGAACACCAATCAACAAAGAAAGGCACTAAATCCGCAAACGATTTTCCCAGCCAAGGATTGCTGCCATCCAGGTAGTCCTTCGGAGCAGGTTGAATATTTTTAAATGCTTCATCAAGAAGCACTCTGAATGCTTCATCCCCTTTGTAAGTTTCAACCATTTCATAAATGGATTCCCTACAGGGACAATCATCCGGAATATCAAAGTCAGCCCCAAAACCGACACTTGGAAGGCAAAGACAAATCAGACAGCTCAAAACCAACCATTTTTGTAATTTTCCCATTACAGCCCCCTACGATGAAGTTAAATTTCAACTATCAGCAAAACCAAGTTTGAGCTTACTATAGATCCAAGCGGGCTTAAACCACAAATAACAACACTTATAGACTCTGCATCTATCCGGCATTGTATATATATTTTCAATATCCAAACACAACATACGTCATTTACACTTGCCAATCACCACAAAAACACATATAAAACGAGCCTTCCAAGACCGGACATCCGGAATCGGTCTTGTGCATAAAATGCGGAGAGGTAGCGAAGTCCGGCCGTAACGCGCTCGACTCGAAATCGAGTTATGGGAAACCATACGTGGGTTCGAATCCCACCCTCTCCGCCACAATAAAAACAAGGGTTTAGGATTAATTTCCTAAACCCTTTTCTTTTGTAAAGATTCTTCAATAGGTGATTTAATACGTGATTGATTCCCAAATTGATCTGTTATTCCTTAGAACCGCGCCCCATACAAACAAAAAAAGCTCGCGTTTATACCGCGAGCTTTCTCGTTTAACATCAGTAATTCTGGACTTATGATTCAACCTTGCGGCGTACTCCAATCAATCCAGCCAAACCCACTCCGAGAATCCAGATGGCACCGGGGATGGGTGTGGGGCTCACAGATACTGCATTAATGTCAAAACCGTCTCCAGCTGTCCCACCAGATGAACCGGTGACATCAGTTATCTTCAAGTAACTGTATATACCATTGGCGAATACAGTCTGCCCACCTAAAGAATCTCCATCCTGATTATAGATAGAAGGACTTAACAATACCCAGGCATCACTGCCCAGATTAATACCTGAGCTTGTCAGGACATCATCAGTTGCAGCCCAGACTTGAGCGTATTCACTATAACCATTGGGTCGATTCCAAGTAGTCTCATAAATGGTAACCGGCCCGGTAAAAGTTTTCCCGAAAGAAAATACCGCGGTTCCGCCCATGCCAAGGCTCAAGAAATTATTATTCCCGCCGACCTCAGCGTTCTGGATGTCAACAGCAGGGGCATTATAGCTTCCCAACGCATTTAGGGGATTGGCACGGACCGATGTAGAGGAAAGGCCGCTTCCCATAAAATAGTCGACACTACTCGCAAAAGTAGCCGCATGAGCCGATATTGCGAATAAAAGTAATATAAAACACGTAATCAATACTATAAACTTTTTCATTAGACTCCCTCC
Above is a genomic segment from Maridesulfovibrio sp. containing:
- a CDS encoding phosphatidylserine decarboxylase → MGKLQKWLVLSCLICLCLPSVGFGADFDIPDDCPCRESIYEMVETYKGDEAFRVLLDEAFKNIQPAPKDYLDGSNPWLGKSFADLVPFFVDWCSFLPEAKGSSDTVLRYIEQMDLFAYQNPFGRAAFQTMPGIMIFDHFAKERGDFLNSKASIARVAQWLSDPRIEKEEYVLPNEHAADGGFKSYNEFFSRRFKDISAVRPQTMPERDYIISAPTDAIVNTIPAKLVAETATIPTKGMQILNIRQLLAGSKYWKRFVGGTAMSCILMPNTYHHYHAPVGGKVIETKLLDGALLGMEDFPKFVPTIGNVGYYGASFGAFESYQRGYFIIDTGKYGLVGVVPVGLSTVGSVIFEDKFTKASGPVAIKRGEELGHFLYGGSLVILVFEPGKYKSGAIKVRLGNQIGLFDTSSNK